One stretch of Prunus persica cultivar Lovell chromosome G1, Prunus_persica_NCBIv2, whole genome shotgun sequence DNA includes these proteins:
- the LOC109946483 gene encoding GPN-loop GTPase 2-like, whose product MCCTIVEVELQARRLPTAMACLSSSQLIGRKAAVVNLEPANDALPYECAVNIEDLRKLSDVVVEHTLGPNGEKPGGDSGRCNKQEE is encoded by the exons ATGTGTTGCACAATTGTTGAAGTGGAATTGCAGGCAAGAAGACTACCTACTGCAATGGCATGTCTTAGTTCCTCCCAACTCATTGGAAG GAAAGCTGCTGTTGTCAATTTGGAACCTGCTAACGATGCATTGCC CTATGAATGTGCTGTGAACATAGAGGATCTTAGAAAACTAAGTGATGTAGTGGTGGAGCACACCCTTGGTCCAAATGGAG agAAGCCAGGAGGTGATTCTGGACGCTGCAATAAGCAGGAAGAATGA
- the LOC18793798 gene encoding strigolactone esterase RMS3 yields MVSTSIIDALNVRVVGSGDKFLVLAHGFGTDQSAWQRILPYLTQSYRVIVYDLVCAGSVNPDYFDFRRYTTLDAYVDDLLAILDALSVTRCAYVGHSVSAMIGILASIRRPNLFSKLVLIGASPRFLNDRDYHGGFEQEEIEKVFSAMEANYSAWVQGFAPLAVGADVPAAVREFSRTLFNMRPDISLFVSRAVFNSDLRGVLGLVRVPCCIIQTAKDVSVPASVAAYLRDHLGGRNTVVMLETEGHLPHLSAPSLLIRKLRHALASS; encoded by the exons ATGGTCAGCACCAGCATAATCGACGCCCTCAACGTCCGCGTGGTCGGCTCCGGCGATAAGTTCCTCGTCCTCGCCCACGGCTTCGGCACCGACCAGTCCGCCTGGCAGCGCATTCTCCCTTACCTGACGCAGTCCTACCGCGTCATCGTATACGACCTCGTTTGCGCCGGCAGCGTCAACCCGGACTACTTTGACTTCCGCCGTTACACCACCCTCGACGCCTACGTCGACGACCTCCTCGCCATTCTCGACGCCCTCTCCGTCACCCGTTGCGCCTACGTTGGCCACTCCGTCTCCGCCATGATCGGAATTCTCGCCTCCATCCGCCGACCCAACCTCTTCTCCAAGCTCGTCCTCATCGGCGCTTCTCCCAG aTTTTTGAATGATAGAGATTACCATGGCGGATTTGAGCAAGAGGAGATTGAGAAGGTGTTTTCGGCAATGGAGGCGAACTACTCGGCGTGGGTCCAAGGCTTTGCGCCGTTAGCCGTCGGAGCGGACGTGCCGGCGGCGGTCCGAGAGTTCAGCCGGACCCTTTTCAACATGCGACCCGATATCTCGCTTTTCGTATCTCGGGCCGTCTTCAACAGCGATTTGAGGGGGGTTCTGGGCCTGGTCAGAGTGCCCTGCTGCATAATCCAGACGGCGAAGGACGTGTCCGTGCCGGCTTCGGTGGCGGCTTACCTGAGGGACCACCTGGGCGGTCGGAACACCGTCGTGATGCTGGAGACGGAGGGGCACTTGCCCCATCTGAGCGCGCCGAGCCTGCTGATAAGGAAGCTCCGGCATGCCCTTGCGTCGTCGTAG
- the LOC18790421 gene encoding protein NPGR1, translated as MLCACSGEQFKFEEPEPPHSPESLATRDFSASGLSSRTGDWESKFEDIQVDEAESTLKEALSLNYEEARALLGRLEFQRGNFDAALQVFQGIDIRSLTPRMAKAIVERIRQKKPRPKGDHVLPSVMSMHSVSLLIEAILLKARSLGELGRFIEAAKECKVILDTVESALPNGMLDDICEDCKLQDMFHKALELLPSLWIKAGYLDEAITAYRRALVKPWNLEPKRLADVQKNLACTLLYGGVEASLPPQLQIWGTTMPKNNTEEAILLLLILIKKVALREIKWDPEIMDHLTYALSVTGLFELLADHVEQALPGLYRRAERWYFLALCYSACGQNEVALNLLKKVAGCSEGKNKPHFPSFLLGAKLCSQDPNHAREGIAFSRKAIDLVNHQCEHFMGQVHKFLGVCYGSAARASVLDSERMLFQRESLNSLNYAVRNEKEDPEVMFSLGLENAVQRNLDAAFNNAMKYSNMMVGSSGQGWKLLALVVSAEQRFKDAETIVDFALDEAGRVDQLELLRLKAVLQVAQEHPKQAIETYRILLTLVQAQRDLQAKNSEQEPTFHSEEFVERNLEKEAWRDLATIYTKLGLWTDAEICVNKAKLIEFYSAHSWHTTGMLFEAQSQYREALISFSVSLSIEPDYVPSIVSTAEVLMKLGSQSLPIARSFLMNALRLEPTNHKAWLNLGLISKREGSLQQAADFFQAAHELQLSAPVQSFV; from the exons ATGCTGTGTGCTTGTTCAGGAGAGCAATTCAAATTCGAAGAGCCAGAGCCACCTCACTCGCCGGAGTCACTTGCCACGAGGGACTTTTCGGCCAGTGGTCTTTCGTCGAGGACAGGAGACTGGGAGTCAAAATTTGAAGACATCCAAGTAGATGAAGCTGAATCCACTCTAAAAGAAGCTCTATCTTTGAACTATGAG GAAGCCAGGGCCTTGCTGGGGAGGCTTGAATTCCAAAGAGGGAATTTTGATGCTGCCCTTCAGGTGTTTCAAGGTATTGACATTAGAAGTTTAACTCCAAGGATGGCCAAGGCCATTGTTGAGAGAATTAGGCAGAAAAAACCACGTCCTAAAGGCGATCATGTGCTTCCCAGTGTCATGTCTATGCACTCTGTGAGCCTACTTATTGAAGCAATATTGCTTAAGGCAAGATCACTGGGGGAACTTGGAAGATTTATAG AGGCTGCAAAGGAGTGCAAAGTTATTCTTGATACAGTTGAGTCGGCACTACCTAATGGAATGCTTGATGACATCTGTGAGGACTGCAAATTGCAGGACATGTTTCACAAAGCACTAGAGTTGCTCCCCAGTTTATGGATAAAGGCAGGCTATCTTGACGAAGCTATTACTGCATATCGCCGGGCTCTAGTCAAGCCATGGAATTTGGAACCTAAGAGGTTGGCTGATGTTCAGAAAAACTTAGCTTGCACGTTACTCTATGGTGGTGTTGAAGCAAGCCTTCCTCCTCAGTTACAAATATGGGGCACAACTATGCCCAAAAATAATACAGAAGAagcaattttgttgttgttgatactTATAAAAAAGGTGGCTTTGCGCGAGATAAAGTGGGATCCAGAAATTATGGATCATCTGACTTATGCACTTTCTGTTACCGGATTGTTTGAATTATTAGCAGATCATGTGGAGCAAGCACTTCCGGGATTATATAGACGAGCTGAGAGATGGTACTTTCTTGCTCTTTGTTATAGTGCCTGTGGACAAAATGAAGTAGCTTTGAACCTTTTGAAAAAGGTTGCAGGCTGTTCAGAAGGAAAGAACAAGCCCCACTTCCCCTCTTTTCTCTTGGGAGCAAAATTGTGTTCCCAAGATCCAAATCATGCTCGTGAAGGGATAGCATTTTCGCGTAAAGCCATTGACTTGGTAAATCATCAATGTGAGCATTTCATGGGTCAAGTTCATAAATTTCTTGGTGTTTGCTATGGCAGTGCAGCAAGAGCTTCTGTATTGGATTCTGAAAGAATGCTTTTTCAAAGAGAGTCTCTGAACTCTCTAAACTATGCTGTTCGTAATGAGAAGGAGGATCCTGAGGTGATGTTTAGTCTTGGCCTGGAAAATGCAGTGCAGAGGAATCTGGATGCAGCTTTCAATAATGCAATGAAGTACTCCAATATGATGGTTGGCAGCTCAGGACAAGGCTGGAAGCTATTAGCCCTTGTAGTTTCTGCAGAGCAGCGCTTCAAGGACGCTGAAACCATAGTTGATTTTGCTTTGGACGAAGCCGGAAGAGTGGATCAGTTAGAACTGCTCAGATTGAAAGCTGTGCTACAAGTTGCTCAGGAACATCCCAAGCAAGCTATAGAAACCTACAGAATATTGCTAACTCTTGTTCAGGCACAGAGGGATCTACAAGCTAAAAACTCTGAGCAAGAGCCAACCTTCCATTCTGAG GAATTTGTGGAAAGAAATTTGGAGAAGGAAGCCTGGCGGGACTTGGCAACCATTTATACAAAACTTGGTTTGTGGACTGACGCAGAAATATGTGTCAACAAAGCCAAGTTGATTGAATTTTATTCTGCCCATAGTTGGCATACCACAG GTATGTTGTTTGAAGCTCAATCACAATACAGGGAAGCCCTAATTTCATTCTCAGTCTCATTGTCAATAGAGCCAGATTATGTTCCAAGCATTGTTTCTACTGCAGAAGTATTGATGAAACTTGGTAGCCAATCGCTCCCTATAGCTAGAAGTTTTTTAATGAATGCCCTACGATTAGAACCGACGAACCACAAGGCATGGTTGAACCTGGGATTGATTTCGAAAAGAGAAGGCTCCTTACAACAAGCAGCAGACTTTTTTCAAGCTGCACATGAGCTTCAGCTGTCAGCTCCAGTTCAAAGTTTTGTGTAA
- the LOC18792832 gene encoding F-box/kelch-repeat protein At5g43190 has product MKGQRIRANSLRSQANPNDQPITISKSPMSPPEMDAGLWSKLPQELLERILSFLPLKNFMNLRSTCKHFKSLLFSPSFISKHSSSSSFSSFLLLSHPQCYNHFAFYDSALGAWRNFALSLSALLPCAAGQASLLSTSNGLLCFSLSNSFLVFNLLTKSSRVIGFPAYPFAFELFSLVSTPVGYSLFMVSSGSRTKNTFVYDSKVQFWRKFNGFKPILSDNYHHQAVYYKGSLYFVTPEPFSVACFVLESGKWERPNTELPRELMFVRLVSDGGDGKLYLIGGVGRNGISRSMKLWELGEGMNWVEVESLPEMMCRKLMSVCFHNYEHLYCFWHRGFICVCCYTWPEVLYFKVSRRTWHWLPKCPSLPDKWSCGFRWFSFVPELYASV; this is encoded by the coding sequence ATGAAAGGACAACGCATCAGAGCAAACAGCCTTCGATCTCAGGCAAACCCAAATGACCAACCCATCACCATCTCCAAGTCTCCAATGAGCCCACCGGAGATGGACGCCGGATTATGGAGCAAGCTACCACAGGAACTCCTTGAGCgtattctctcttttctaCCTCTCAAAAACTTCATGAATCTGAGATCGACTTGTAAGCACTTCAAGTCTCTGTTATTCTCTCCCTCTTTCATCTCCAAGcactcctcttcttcatccttctcttctttcctcttGCTTTCTCACCCTCAGTGTTACAACCACTTCGCTTTCTATGACTCTGCTCTTGGTGCTTGGCGCAACTttgctctgtctctctctgcctTGCTGCCCTGCGCTGCAGGGCAAGCCTCTCTGCTCTCTACCTCCAATGGGTTGCTCTGTTTCTCCCTCTCCAATTCGTTTCTTGTCTTCAATCTTTTGACCAAGTCTTCAAGAGTGATCGGATTCCCTGCTTATCCTTTTGCTTTTGAGCTGTTTTCTTTGGTTTCCACGCCTGTTGGGTACAGTCTTTTCATGGTCTCTTCTGGGTCTCGTACCAAAAACACTTTTGTTTATGATTCAAAGGTTCAATTTTGGCGAAAATTCAATGGTTTCAAGCCAATTCTCAGTGAcaattatcatcatcaagctGTTTACTATAAAGGGTCATTGTATTTTGTGACCCCGGAGCCATTCTCTGTAGCGTGCTTTGTTTTGGAAAGCGGTAAGTGGGAGAGACCCAACACTGAGTTGCCTAGAGAGCTCATGTTTGTTCGGCTAGTCAGCGATGGAGGAGACGGAAAGCTGTATTTGATTGGTGGAGTTGGCAGGAATGGGATTTCAAGGAGCATGAAACTCTGGGAATTGGGTGAAGGAATGAATTGGGTTGAGGTGGAGAGCTTGCCAGAAATGATGTGCAGAAAATTGATGTCTGTTTGTTTCCATAACTACGAGCATCTCTATTGCTTTTGGCATCGGGGTTTCATCTGTGTTTGCTGCTACACATGGCCGGAGGTTCTGTATTTCAAGGTTTCAAGGAGGACTTGGCATTGGCTGCCCAAATGCCCTTCACTGCCTGATAAATGGAGCTGTGGCTTCAGGTGGTTTTCCTTTGTGCCAGAGTTATATGCTTCGGTCTGA
- the LOC18791595 gene encoding DNA excision repair protein ERCC-8: MWREIGDREAGKLRPNSFSNRIKSNRIQTLQLSNRKDIVSPHRGSVNSLQVDLTEGRYLLSGASDASAAVFDIQHGTDYEGGGVIRKHKCLFMVDKQHEQGHKYAVSSAIWYPVDTGLFVTGSYDHHINVWDTNTTQVVMDFKMPGKVYRTAMSPLATSHMLIAAGTEDVQVRLCDIASGAFAHTLSGHRDGVMTVEWSTSSEWVLVTGGCDGAIRFWDIRRAGCFLVLDQSQSQLGRRPPILKRSATIKGSTAKSLSASQSSFAKARTPQTKLMNAKQSPVGKIPVKGSLKQRLHPGMLSSQDRATAHYGAVTGLKVTEDGMYLLSAGSDSRLRLWDVESGCNTLVNFETVRLQTSKPIQLATSQNLALVFVPCMTAVKAFNMWSGKTSLTFRGHYEHVNCCWFSLQDQELYTGGNDRQILVWSPSRSVSDEDEGPKDEDNWSD, translated from the exons ATGTGGCGGGAAATCGGAGACAGAGAAGCGGGCAAGCTTCGCCCAAATTCGTTCTCGAATCGGATTAAGTCAAATCGGATCCAAACGCTCCAACTGTCGAACCGCAAAGACATCGTCTCCCCTCACCGAGGCTCCGTCAACTCTCTCCAG GTTGATTTGACTGAGGGCCGGTACTTGTTATCCGGTGCTTCGGATGCTTCAGCGGCGGTGTTTGATATTCAGCACGGGACTGATTATGAAGGAGGCGGCGTCATCAGAAAGCACAAGTGCTTGTTCATGGTGGATAAGCAGCACGAGCAGGGGCACAAGTATGCGGTGTCCTCGGCCATATGGTATCCGGTGGACACGGGACTATTTGTGACGGGTTCGTATGACCATCACATTAATGTTTGGGATACGAATACGACGCAGGTGGTGATGGACTTTAAAATGCCTGGAAAGGTTTATAGGACTGCCATGTCCCCCTTGGCAACTTCGCACATGCTCATTGCTGCTGGGACTGAAGATGTTCAAGTTCGTCTCTGTGATATTGCCTCTGGAGCTTTTGCTCACACCTTGTCTGGTCACCGTG ATGGTGTAATGACGGTGGAATGGTCTACTTCTAGTGAGTGGGTTTTGGTTACAGGTGGATGTGACGGTGCAATACGTTTTTGGGACATTAGACGTGCTggatgttttcttgttttagatCAGTCCCAGTCTCAGCTTGGGAGACGTCCACCCATCTTGAAACGCTCTGCCACGATTaag GGTTCAACAGCTAAGTCCTTGTCAGCAAGTCAAAGTTCATTTGCAAAAGCACGGACACCACAAACGAAACTCATGAATGCAAAGCAATCACCTGTCGGTAAAATTCCAGTAAAGGGATCTCTGAAGCAAAGATTACATCCAGGGATGTTGTCTAGTCAGGATCGTGCGACTGCTCATTATGGTGCTGTTACTGGGCTAAAAGTTACTGAAGACGGCATGTATCTCTTAAGTGCAG GTTCTGATTCAAGATTAAGGTTGTGGGATGTAGAATCTGGCTGCAATACTTTGGTGAACTTTGAAACTGTGCGTCTGCAAACCAGCAAGCCCATACAGTTAGCCACAAGTCAGAATTTGGCTCTTGTTTTTGTACCATGCATGACAGCTGTGAAG GCATTCAATATGTGGTCAGGTAAAACATCCCTGACATTTCGTGGTCACTATGAACATGTGAACTGTTGCTGGTTTAGTTTGCAGGATCAG GAATTGTACACCGGTGGCAATGATAGACAAATTCTAGTCTGGTCGCCATCCAGATCAGTTTCCGATGAG GATGAAGGACCCAAGGACGAGGATAATTGGAGTGACTAG
- the LOC18791742 gene encoding uncharacterized protein LOC18791742, which translates to MTNKPLDSLPPTETLEMENGLSLVPRVRLNLTVYSSSQVVTKPIDEWKMKQTLIDFLKNSLSVSITVPEDDLQIRRLKDLKKRKRDDPIAFGTLFIRNLGFLNKTSKRNDGEEEEKDVKELEKKFLDWRKYIVEKMDGIELNIEGVKYKLNVDVPESDNFEAMKKAWEEFYAFGSRGLSTRGRQEPDTIILRGAPSRWFAEPRVSSKPSMLVTHTIFSTFGKIRNLNVAEDDGLGKDANEDGGDLISGLHCKIVVQFEKYQDFYNTFKVLCGRSFQKQGSQLRADYEVTWDKDGFFRFSRNQPHENSSRIRETATTQHRSEAPRHRQRISQFSSNQAPRKRFKE; encoded by the exons ATGACGAACAAACCGTTGGATTCACTACCTCCTACTGAAACCCTAGAGATGGAGAATGGATTGTCGCTGGTGCCACGCGTTAGGCTCAATCTCACAGTGTACTCGTCGAGCCAAGTTGTGACCAAACCCATCGATGAGTGGAAGATGAAGCAGACGCTCATAGACTTCCTAAAGAACTCGCTTTCTGTCTCCATCACCGTCCCTGAAGATGACCTCCAGATCAGACGACTCAAGGACCTCAAGAAGCGCAAGCGCGACGACCCTATAGCTTTCGGTACACTGTTCATTCGCAACCTGGGGTTTCTGAACAAGACCAGTAAGAGAAACGatggtgaggaagaagaaaaggacgTAAaggagttggagaagaagttCCTGGACTGGAGAAAGTACATTGTTGAGAAAATGGATGGGATTGAGCTCAATATCGAAGGGGTCAAGTACAAGCTAAACGTCGACGTTCCGGAGTCTGATAATTTTGAGGCCATGAAGAAAGCTTGGGAGGAGTTTTACGCTTTTGGAAGTCGGG GGCTTTCGACGAGAGGGAGGCAAGAGCCTGATACCATAATACTGAGGGGTGCTCCGTCACGCTGGTTTGCAGAGCCCCGGGTTTCTTCGAAGCCTTCAATGCTGGTTACTCATACCATCTTTTCTACATTTGGGAAGATAAG GAATCTTAATGTTGCTGAGGACGATGGTCTAGGTAAGGACGCGAACGAAGATGGTGGGGACTTAATTTCAGGTCTCCATTGTAAGATTGTGGTTCAGTTCGAGAAATACCAGGACTTCTATAATACTTTCAAGGTGTTATGTGGCCGCTCATTCCAGAAG CAAGGATCTCAATTGAGGGCTGATTATGAGGTTACGTGGGACAAGGATGGATTTTTCCGATTCTCAAGAAATCAACCGCATGAAAATAGTAGCAGGATACGGGAAACAGCAACAACACAGCACAGAAGTGAAGCTCCAAGGCATCGGCAACGCATCTCTCAATTCAGTTCCAACCAAGCTCCCCGCAAGAGGTTTAAG GAATAG
- the LOC18793806 gene encoding U-box domain-containing protein 4: METENPPDFSYLGRNFSDLSNGEHSSAFSDCNSDRSGEFQTASSQSRRLLISCTSDNSDDLISQLIADLEAGSIEEQKQAAMEIRLLAKNKSENRLKIAKAGAIKPLVSLLSCSDLQLQEYGVTAILNLSLCDENKELIASSGAIKPLVRSLKTGTPTAKENAACALLRLSQIEENKVAIGRSGAIPQLVNLLESGGFRGKKDASTALYSLCSVKENKIRAVQSGIMKPLVELMADFGSNMVDKSAYVLSVLVSVPEARAALVEEGGIPVLVEIIEVGSQRQKEISVAILLQICENSAVHRNMVAREGAIPPLVALSQSGTNRAKQKAETLTELLRQPRSGNVAARASDVSL, encoded by the exons ATGGAGACGGAAAATCCGCCGGATTTCAGTTACCTTGGAAGGAATTTCAGTGATCTGAGTAACGGCGAACACTCCTCTGCTTTCAGTGATTGTAACAGCGACAGATCCGGAGAGTTTCAAACGGCGTCGTCTCAGAGCCGTCGGCTTCTGATTTCTTGCACTTCGGACAACTCCGACGATCTGATTAGCCAGCTCATCGCCGACCTCGAGGCCGGTTCGATTGAGGAGCAGAAGCAGGCGGCCATGGAGATCAGGCTCCTCGCCAAGAACAAGTCCGAAAACCGGCTCAAAATCGCCAAAGCAGGCGCGATTAAGCCGTTGGTTTCGCTCTTATCGTGTTCCGATCTCCAGCTACAAGAGTACGGCGTCACGGCGATTCTGAACCTTTCGCTCTGCGACGAGAACAAGGAGCTCATAGCTTCGTCCGGAGCAATCAAGCCTTTGGTACGATCGCTCAAGACAGGAACGCCGACGGCCAAAGAGAACGCAGCTTGCGCTCTGCTCCGCCTATCGCAAATCGAAGAAAACAAAGTCGCAATTGGACGGTCAGGAGCGATTCCGCAGCTGGTAAATCTTCTCGAGAGCGGAGGTTTTCGCGGGAAGAAGGACGCCTCGACGGCTCTGTACTCGCTGTGCTCCGTGAAGGAGAATAAGATCAGAGCCGTCCAATCGGGAATCATGAAGCCGTTGGTGGAATTGATGGCGGATTTCGGGTCGAACATGGTGGACAAATCAGCGTACGTCCTGAGCGTTCTCGTTTCGGTGCCGGAGGCTCGTGCGGCGTTGGTCGAAGAAGGAGGAATTCCGGTGCTGGTGGAGATTATAGAGGTCGGGTCGCAGAGGCAGAAGGAGATTTCGGTGGCGATATTGCTTCAGATTTGCGAGAACAGTGCAGTGCACCGTAATATGGTGGCCCGCGAAGGAGCGATTCCTCCCCTTGTGGCCTTGTCACAGTCCGGCACTAATCGCGCCAAGCAAAAG GCGGAGACATTGACAGAGCTTCTACGGCAACCGAGATCCGGCAACGTCGCTGCACGAGCGTCAGACGTGTCATTATAA
- the LOC109946482 gene encoding uncharacterized protein LOC109946482, with amino-acid sequence MLSLLSNSPFLRVLRLKSCTLPSDLEIVGPSLHHLEVIGCHYYKGNVMISAPKLTVFEHRNLWEWENILRKIFFHAWEEKMIPPSISHFTGFAQLENLNLRMSSGEMPRLPRNIAPLGNLKQLELSVDEGDALGCSNLLWVVLFLKDSPLLQKLTYRVSLHI; translated from the exons ATGCTTTCTTTGCTATCCAATTCTCCATTCCTTCGAGTCTTGCGCTTGAAAAGCTGCACATTGCCATCTGATTTGGAGATTGTTGGTCCATCCCTTCACCACCTGGAGGTGATTGGCTGTCATTATTACAAAGGAAATGTTATGATTTCTGCCCCGAAACTCACTGTTTTTGAACATCGCAACTTATGGGAGTGGGAGAATATATTGAGAAAGATATTCTTCCACGCATGGGAAGAGAAGATGATACCTCCTTCAATTTCACATTTCACTGGTTTTGCCCAGCTTGAAAATCTCAACCTGCGCATGTCTTCTGGAGAA ATGCCAAGATTGCCAAGAAACATAGCACCACTTGGGAATCTTAAGCAATTGGAATTGTCTGTAGATGAAGGTGATGCTCTAGGATGCTCAAATCTGTTGTGGGTTGTCCTCTTTCTGAAGGATTCTCCTCTTCTGCAGAAGCTTACATATAGGGTGAGTCTGCATATTTAA
- the LOC18788665 gene encoding mitochondrial outer membrane protein porin 2 → MSTKGPALFSNIGKKATDLLNKDYSTDQKINITTNTETGVTLNSGLVKKGGLSCGDVAAQYKYKNAALNVKADTESNVSTMLTITDILPSTKTIASVKLPDYKSGKLEVQYLHEHASFTTAVGLNGSPAVDVSATLGTPSIAFGAEASYLTSSRVFAKYNAGVSLTKQNSSASVILADKGDSLRGSYLHHLSKLNGGAVVGEVNRRFSTNENTLTVGCSYVVDPETVVKARLNNHGNLGALLQHQLTPKSSLTICGAFDTKALEKNPKFGLALSLKP, encoded by the exons ATGTCGACCAAAGGCCCTGCTCTCTTCTCGAACATTGGCAAGAAAGCCACag ACTTGCTTAACAAGGACTATAGCACTGACCAGAAGATCAACATCACCACTAACACTGAGACTGGAGTT ACCCTCAACTCTGGTTTGGTGAAGAAAGGAGGTCTCTCTTGTGGGGATGTAGCAGCACAATACAAATACAAGAACGCTGCACTTAATGTCAAAGCTGATACAGAATCAAAT GTCTCAACAATGCTTACGATCACAGACATCCTGCCTTCTACAAAAACCATTGCTTCAGTAAAACTCCCTGATTACAAATCTGGCAAG TTGGAAGTACAGTATCTTCATGAACATGCATCTTTTACAACAGCTGTTGGTCTGAACGGTTCCCCTGCTGTTGACGTTTCGGCAACCCTTGGTACCCCTAGCATTGCTTTTGGAGCAGAAGCTAGTTACTTGACAAGTTCCAGAGTGTTTGCAAAGTATAATGCTGGCGTCAGCttgacaaaacaaaattcctCTGCTTCAGTAATTCT GGCTGACAAAGGAGACTCGCTAAGGGGGTCGTACTTGCATCATCTAAGTAAGCTGAATGGAGGAGCTGTTGTGGGAGAGGTAAACAGAAGGTTCTCCACAAATGAGAACACATTGACAGTGGGATGTTCATATGTGGTTGACCCTGAAACTGTGGTGAAGGCAAGGCTCAACAACCATGGCAATCTTGGGGCTCTTTTACAGCACCAGCTCACCCCAAAATCTTCTTTAACAATCTGCGGTGCCTTTGACACCAAGGCGTTAGAGAAGAACCCGAAGTTTGGCTTGGCACTCTCCCTCAAGCCTTGA